One window from the genome of Oryza glaberrima chromosome 3, OglaRS2, whole genome shotgun sequence encodes:
- the LOC127768156 gene encoding uncharacterized protein LOC127768156, with protein sequence MKKPPLAEEQRDLGVSDDGEVVVAASPVGSGDDESDAYVASAVSQWMPTAVPAAVVRDLLPRFLCSTWWAHLDDGEAGGSGSVPRPRDPDEELLPGVQRGTVHRRGRRLQLAIQCAAVPRVTSGGDGDADRAVAEARRLPRRLRLWFFFR encoded by the exons AT GAAGAAGCCACCCCTCGCCGAGGAGCAGCGCGACCTCGGCGTCAGCGATGACGGCGAGGTAGTAGTTGCCGCCTCGCCGGTGGGCTCAGGGGACGACGAATCCGACGCGTACGTGGCCTCGGCGGTGTCCCAGTGGATGCCCACGgccgtgccggcggcggtggtgagggATCTGCTCCCGCGCTTCTTGTGCAGCACATGGTGGGCAcacctcgacgacggcgaggccggtGGCTCCGGCAGCGTTCCGCGTCCACGTGACCCGGATGAGGAGCTCCTTCCCGGAGTGCAGCGAGGCACTGTACACCGCCGTGGTCGCCGCCTGCAGCTTGCGATCCAGTGTGCCGCCGTGCCCAGAGtcaccagcggcggcgacggcgatgccgaCCGAGCTGTCGCCGAAGCACGACGGCTCCCGCGTCGCCTCCGGCTTTGGTTTTTCTTCCGGTAA
- the LOC127769024 gene encoding protein MIZU-KUSSEI 1-like, with the protein MPPAAPVEDGGGGGGEERATGRSSCHVAWLAWWREQVRCLVASTLLPCDADVLGLSSSRRPPPPTVVRGTLFLPSTGGDRRVRLFLHEHDPSPSPDENHQAILVLDLPPGLSGADIAAAGRVVLECQRQWNNGGGALLESAKWLVYCNGRRVGFAARRREASDAEGWVLEKLWAVTAGAGRLPGGAGVEYMRGRFERTVASSDAESFHLVDPIGWLGFNGNDGLSIFFHRI; encoded by the coding sequence atgccgccggcggcgccggtcgaagacggcggcggcggcggcggggaggagagggcgaCGGGGCGGAGCAGCTGCCACGTGGCGTGGCTGGCGTGGTGGCGCGAGCAGGTGCGGTGCCTCGTCGCCTCCACGCTCCTGCCGTGCGACGCCGACGTCCtcggcctctcctcctcccgccgcccgccgccgcccaccgtaGTCCGCGGCAcgctcttcctcccctccaccggcggcgaccgccgcGTCCGCCTCTTCCTGCACGAGCACGacccctcgccctcgccggacGAGAACCACCAGGCGATCCTCGTCCTCGACCTGCCACCCGGCCTCTCCggcgccgacatcgccgccgcggggagGGTAGTGCTCGAGTGCCAGAGGCAATggaacaacggcggcggcgcgctcctcGAGTCGGCCAAGTGGCTGGTGTACTGCAACGGGCGGCGCGTGGGGttcgcggcgaggcggagggaggCGTCGGACGCGGAGGGGTGGGTGCTGGAGAAGCTGTGGGccgtcaccgccggcgccggccggctgcccggcggcgccggggtggAGTACATGCGCGGGAGGTTCGAGAGGACCGTGGCGTCGTCGGATGCGGAGTCGTTCCACCTCGTTGACCCCATCGGATGGCTGGGATTCAACGGCAACGACGGCCTCAGCATCTTCTTCCACAGGATCTGA